One Flagellimonas sp. CMM7 genomic region harbors:
- a CDS encoding sterol desaturase family protein, whose protein sequence is MDFTNPLVYGVPVFIAFILFELTYSKTHGDDHLYNWKDLAASGFMGVGSAILGPLFKVIFAIVLFEGVYELCNPLVDGVRQNFLGYESFGYAWYVWILCQLADDFTYYWFHRANHEIRVLWAAHIVHHSSDNYNLGTAVRNGWFTILYKPLFYMWMTAIGFPPEMVVVCLGIEALWQFQLHSVYVPKLGFLEKIFNTHTMHQVHHAQNVEYLDKNHGGFLNIFDKVFGTWKELDDDVDVKYGVIHSPDSYNPVVILTHEFKDIWNDTKKSKKLSDKLMYIFGPPGWSHDGSTLTVKQQQKLHLDHKQQHPELTYQRPN, encoded by the coding sequence ATGGATTTTACCAACCCGTTAGTATACGGTGTACCTGTTTTTATTGCCTTTATTTTATTTGAGCTTACTTATAGTAAAACACATGGAGACGACCACCTTTACAATTGGAAAGATTTGGCGGCAAGTGGTTTTATGGGTGTAGGTTCGGCTATTTTGGGTCCTTTGTTCAAAGTTATTTTTGCCATTGTTCTTTTTGAAGGAGTGTATGAACTATGTAATCCTTTAGTTGATGGTGTAAGACAAAATTTTCTTGGATACGAATCTTTTGGCTATGCATGGTATGTTTGGATTTTGTGCCAGTTGGCTGATGACTTTACATACTATTGGTTCCATAGGGCCAACCATGAGATTAGAGTTCTTTGGGCTGCTCATATTGTGCACCATTCCTCTGACAATTACAATTTAGGTACCGCAGTGCGCAACGGCTGGTTTACCATACTGTACAAACCATTGTTTTATATGTGGATGACAGCAATTGGTTTTCCTCCAGAAATGGTGGTGGTTTGTTTAGGTATAGAAGCACTTTGGCAGTTCCAGTTGCATTCCGTGTATGTTCCAAAACTTGGATTCTTGGAAAAGATTTTTAACACACACACCATGCATCAAGTGCACCATGCACAGAATGTGGAATACTTGGATAAAAACCATGGCGGGTTCCTAAATATTTTTGATAAAGTATTTGGCACCTGGAAAGAGCTTGATGATGATGTTGATGTGAAATATGGAGTGATTCACTCCCCAGATTCTTATAACCCTGTAGTAATACTTACCCACGAGTTTAAGGATATCTGGAATGACACTAAAAAGTCAAAAAAACTATCAGATAAACTGATGTATATTTTTGGCCCTCCAGGATGGAGTCATGATGGCAGTACGCTTACGGTAAAACAACAGCAAAAACTTCATCTGGACCATAAGCAGCAACATCCAGAATTAACCTATCAACGACCAAATTAA
- a CDS encoding DNA gyrase/topoisomerase IV subunit A: MEENEDLNDEGLESQDSSQDSLTRVTGMYKDWFLDYASYVILERAVPAIEDGFKPVQRRIMHSLKELDDGRYNKVANVVGHTMQYHPHGDASIADAMVQIGQKDLLIDTQGNWGNILTGDRAAASRYIEARLSKFGLEVVFSPKITEWQLSYDGRKREPVNLPVKFPLLLAQGAEGIAVGLSTKVLPHNFIELIDASIKHLKGQRFKLFPDFPTSGIIDVTNYNDGLRGGKIRVRAKISTYDKNTLVINEIPYGTNTSSLIDSILKANDKGKIKIKKIEDNTAAEVEILVHLPSGISPDKTIDALYAFTACESSISPLGCIIEDNKPLFIGVTEMLERSTDCTVELLKAELQIQLNELEEQWHFASLERIFIENRIYRDIEEEETWEGVIAAIDKGLKPFTKNLKRAVTEEDIVRLTEIRIKRISKFDLEKAQQLLDSLDERIAQTKHDLEHLVDYAIDYFKELKKKYGKGRERKSEIKIFDDIEATKVVIRNTKLYVNREEGFIGTSLRKDEYVTDCSDIDDIIVFTKKGEMMVTKVDSKIFVGKGIIHVAVFKKKDSRTIYNMIYKDGRGGPSYIKRFNVTSITRDKMYQLAGGKPTSEVLYFSANPNGEAETITVLLRQSGSIKKLKWDLDFADLLIKGRASKGNLVTKYPVKRVELKEKGVSTLKPRKIWFDDIVGRLNVDGRGELLGDFKGDDLLLIIDQKGKVKTIPPDLMTRFNDDMIVLQKWNPKKPISIVHYEGEKERYYIKRFLIENPNKEDLVISEHSKSHLELVSTDWRPVIEIEFSKPRGKDAKPNQQVDVEDFISVKGIKALGNQLTAEKVKNINALESLPFEEPKETVPEEMEVIDEESIGFTDDEIDSKDEGSDQTTLF; this comes from the coding sequence ATGGAAGAGAATGAAGATTTGAATGATGAAGGTTTAGAAAGCCAAGATAGTTCACAAGATAGCCTTACTCGCGTAACGGGAATGTATAAGGATTGGTTTTTAGACTACGCCTCTTACGTTATCCTAGAACGTGCAGTTCCTGCCATAGAAGATGGCTTTAAGCCTGTGCAACGAAGGATAATGCATTCGTTGAAAGAGTTGGACGATGGCAGGTACAATAAAGTTGCCAATGTTGTAGGGCATACCATGCAATACCATCCGCATGGAGATGCAAGTATTGCCGATGCCATGGTTCAGATAGGCCAGAAAGACCTACTCATAGATACACAAGGAAACTGGGGGAATATTCTAACAGGAGATAGAGCTGCAGCTTCAAGATATATAGAAGCCCGCCTTTCAAAATTTGGATTGGAAGTTGTTTTTAGTCCAAAAATTACGGAGTGGCAACTTTCATATGATGGCAGAAAAAGAGAACCGGTAAACCTTCCCGTTAAATTCCCATTGTTGTTGGCTCAAGGTGCTGAGGGTATTGCAGTGGGGCTTTCCACAAAAGTGCTCCCGCATAACTTTATCGAGTTGATTGATGCATCCATTAAGCATTTAAAAGGACAGCGTTTCAAGCTGTTCCCTGATTTTCCCACTTCGGGAATCATTGATGTTACTAACTATAATGATGGTCTCCGGGGAGGGAAAATTCGTGTTCGCGCTAAAATTTCCACTTATGACAAGAATACCTTGGTCATTAACGAAATTCCTTATGGGACCAATACATCATCTTTAATAGATTCTATCCTAAAAGCCAACGACAAGGGTAAAATCAAGATTAAGAAAATTGAGGATAATACCGCTGCTGAAGTTGAGATTTTGGTTCATTTGCCTAGTGGTATTTCTCCAGATAAAACTATAGATGCGCTATATGCTTTTACGGCTTGCGAGTCTTCCATTTCTCCCTTAGGGTGTATTATAGAGGATAACAAACCTTTGTTTATAGGGGTCACGGAAATGTTGGAACGTTCTACAGATTGCACTGTTGAATTGTTAAAGGCCGAGCTTCAAATTCAACTCAATGAGCTGGAAGAACAATGGCACTTTGCCTCGTTAGAACGGATTTTTATTGAGAATAGAATCTATCGAGATATTGAAGAGGAAGAAACATGGGAAGGGGTTATTGCAGCAATTGACAAAGGCCTTAAACCCTTCACAAAAAATCTTAAAAGAGCAGTAACTGAAGAAGATATCGTTCGTTTAACCGAAATCCGCATCAAACGTATTTCTAAATTCGATTTAGAAAAAGCCCAACAACTTCTTGATAGTTTAGATGAAAGAATTGCTCAGACAAAACATGATTTAGAGCATTTGGTAGACTATGCCATTGATTACTTTAAAGAGCTTAAAAAGAAATATGGAAAGGGAAGGGAACGAAAATCTGAAATAAAAATATTTGATGACATAGAGGCCACCAAAGTTGTCATTAGAAATACCAAGCTTTATGTGAACCGTGAGGAGGGCTTTATTGGAACTTCTTTAAGGAAGGATGAATATGTTACAGATTGCAGTGACATAGATGATATAATTGTGTTCACCAAGAAAGGGGAGATGATGGTGACCAAGGTTGATTCCAAAATCTTTGTTGGAAAAGGAATCATACATGTGGCGGTATTTAAAAAGAAAGATAGTCGTACCATTTATAACATGATCTATAAAGACGGTAGGGGAGGCCCCAGTTATATCAAAAGATTCAACGTCACAAGTATTACTCGTGATAAAATGTATCAATTGGCAGGGGGCAAGCCAACATCAGAAGTGCTTTACTTCTCGGCCAACCCCAATGGAGAAGCGGAAACTATTACTGTTTTATTGAGGCAATCTGGTAGTATTAAGAAATTGAAATGGGATTTAGATTTTGCAGACCTTTTAATAAAGGGAAGGGCCTCTAAAGGAAATCTGGTAACTAAATATCCTGTAAAAAGAGTAGAGCTCAAAGAAAAAGGGGTTTCCACGCTTAAACCTAGAAAAATTTGGTTTGATGATATTGTGGGGCGTTTAAATGTTGATGGCAGAGGTGAGCTACTGGGCGATTTTAAAGGAGATGATTTATTATTGATTATTGACCAGAAAGGTAAAGTAAAAACGATTCCGCCGGATTTAATGACCAGGTTTAATGATGATATGATTGTTTTACAAAAGTGGAATCCAAAAAAACCAATTTCCATAGTACATTATGAAGGTGAAAAAGAACGCTATTACATAAAGCGGTTTTTAATTGAAAACCCAAACAAGGAGGATTTGGTGATTTCCGAACATTCAAAATCACATCTAGAATTGGTCTCTACAGATTGGCGCCCAGTAATTGAAATCGAATTTTCAAAACCAAGAGGTAAAGATGCCAAACCAAATCAACAAGTTGATGTGGAAGATTTTATTTCTGTAAAAGGTATAAAAGCACTAGGAAACCAGCTCACGGCCGAGAAAGTTAAAAACATTAATGCCTTGGAATCATTGCCTTTTGAAGAGCCTAAAGAAACTGTTCCTGAAGAGATGGAAGTCATTGATGAGGAGTCAATAGGCTTTACTGATGATGAAATAGATTCAAAAGATGAAGGTTCTGATCAAACAACTTTGTTTTAA
- a CDS encoding DNA topoisomerase IV subunit B: MAETKYTEDNIRSLDWKEHIRMRPGMYIGKLGDGSSADDGIYILLKEVLDNCIDEFVMGAGKTIEISIKENTVHVRDYGRGIPLGKVVDVVSKMNTGGKYDTRAFKKSVGLNGVGTKAVNALSNFFKVESIRDGQSKAAEFKAGNLVDEELIDSTKRRGTKVSFVPDESIFKKYKYRNEYVERMLKNYVYLNPGLTIVFNGEKFFSENGLKDLLEDNNSMEDMLYPIIHLKGDDIEVAITHSRTQYSEEYHSFVNGQHTTQGGTHQAAFREAIVRTIRDFYGKNYDASDIRKSIISAISIKVMEPVFESQTKTKLGSTDMGGKLPTVRTYINDFIGKYLDNYLHKNQTTAEAIQRKIVQAEKERKELSGIRKLARDRAKKASLHNKKLRDCRVHLQDMKKDRRLESTLFITEGDSASGSITKSRDVNTQAVFSLRGKPLNSYGMSKKIVYENEEFNLLQAALNIEESMEDLRYNNIVIATDADVDGMHIRLLLITFFLQFFPELIKENHLYILQTPLFRVRNKKETIYCYSEEERRNAIEKLTGKPEITRFKGLGEISPDEFKFFIGDDIRLEPVMLDKAMSIDNLLKFYMGKNTPDRQEFIIKNLKVELDLIEEN, from the coding sequence ATGGCAGAAACCAAGTATACCGAGGATAATATTCGTTCCCTGGACTGGAAGGAGCATATTCGTATGCGTCCTGGTATGTATATTGGTAAGTTAGGAGATGGTTCATCTGCAGATGATGGTATCTATATTCTCCTCAAGGAAGTTCTTGACAACTGTATAGATGAGTTTGTCATGGGTGCAGGTAAGACCATCGAAATCAGTATCAAAGAGAATACAGTTCATGTCCGTGACTATGGCCGTGGCATTCCTTTAGGGAAAGTAGTGGATGTGGTTTCCAAAATGAATACTGGGGGTAAATATGATACCCGAGCTTTTAAAAAATCCGTGGGACTTAATGGAGTTGGAACCAAAGCAGTCAATGCACTTTCCAACTTTTTTAAAGTTGAATCTATTAGGGATGGACAATCAAAAGCTGCGGAATTCAAAGCTGGGAATCTAGTGGATGAAGAATTGATTGATTCCACAAAACGTAGGGGGACCAAAGTAAGCTTTGTTCCTGATGAATCCATTTTTAAAAAATACAAATACAGAAATGAGTATGTGGAACGCATGCTCAAAAACTACGTATACCTTAATCCGGGGCTGACCATTGTCTTTAATGGAGAAAAATTTTTCTCAGAAAACGGATTGAAGGATTTATTGGAAGACAATAATAGCATGGAAGACATGCTGTATCCAATCATTCATTTAAAAGGTGATGATATTGAAGTGGCCATTACCCATAGCAGAACACAATACAGCGAAGAATACCATTCGTTTGTAAATGGTCAGCATACAACACAAGGAGGAACACATCAAGCTGCCTTTAGAGAGGCTATAGTAAGAACCATCCGTGATTTTTATGGAAAAAACTATGATGCTTCAGATATAAGAAAATCAATAATATCAGCGATTTCCATTAAAGTAATGGAACCAGTTTTTGAGAGCCAGACCAAAACTAAGCTAGGTTCTACGGATATGGGTGGAAAACTGCCTACTGTCCGCACGTACATCAACGATTTTATTGGAAAGTACCTTGATAATTATCTACATAAAAATCAAACCACTGCAGAAGCAATTCAGCGTAAAATTGTTCAAGCAGAAAAAGAACGAAAAGAACTTTCAGGAATTCGAAAACTAGCCCGTGACCGTGCTAAGAAGGCAAGTCTACATAATAAAAAGCTACGTGACTGCCGTGTCCACCTTCAAGACATGAAGAAAGATAGAAGGTTAGAATCTACTTTGTTTATTACGGAGGGAGATTCGGCATCGGGGTCCATTACCAAATCTAGGGACGTGAATACGCAAGCGGTTTTCAGTTTACGAGGGAAGCCTCTGAATTCCTATGGAATGTCCAAGAAAATCGTTTATGAGAACGAAGAATTCAATCTACTACAGGCTGCATTGAATATTGAAGAATCAATGGAGGACTTGCGATATAACAATATTGTAATTGCAACGGATGCCGATGTTGATGGAATGCACATTCGGTTATTGTTAATTACGTTCTTCTTGCAGTTCTTTCCTGAGTTGATAAAGGAAAACCACTTGTATATTCTACAAACTCCTCTTTTTAGGGTTAGAAACAAAAAAGAAACGATCTATTGTTACAGTGAAGAGGAAAGGCGTAATGCCATTGAAAAACTGACCGGTAAACCAGAAATTACACGATTTAAGGGGTTGGGGGAGATTTCGCCGGATGAATTTAAATTTTTTATTGGTGATGACATCCGTTTAGAACCCGTAATGTTGGATAAGGCGATGAGTATAGATAATTTATTGAAGTTTTACATGGGTAAAAATACTCCAGATAGACAAGAATTCATTATTAAAAACCTTAAAGTAGAACTTGATTTAATAGAAGAAAATTAA
- the ychF gene encoding redox-regulated ATPase YchF, whose protein sequence is MKAGIVGLPNVGKSTLFNCLSNAKAQSANFPFCTIEPNIGVVNVPDGRMEKLEELVNPERVVPATVEIVDIAGLVKGASKGEGLGNQFLGNIRETDAILHVLRCFDNDNIVHVDGSVDPIRDKETIDMELQLKDLESVEKKLDKVKRAAKTGNKDAQKEAAVLTALKEGLEAGTSVRAISLSDDDRSEYVKPLQLITDKPVMYVCNVDEEGATDGNAYVEKVKEAVANENAEVIFLAVGTEADITELETYEERQMFLEDLGLSEPGSAKLIRGAYKLLDLETYFTAGVKEVRAWTIPVGATAPQAAGVIHTDFEKGFIRAEVIAYNDYVQYGSEAKVKEAGKMRVEGKEYVVKDGDVMHFRFNV, encoded by the coding sequence ATGAAAGCGGGTATTGTAGGATTGCCAAACGTAGGAAAATCGACTTTGTTTAATTGCTTATCAAATGCAAAGGCGCAGAGTGCCAACTTTCCTTTTTGTACCATAGAACCGAATATAGGAGTTGTTAATGTACCAGATGGCCGAATGGAAAAACTAGAAGAACTGGTTAACCCAGAACGAGTTGTTCCAGCAACAGTTGAAATTGTTGACATAGCCGGATTGGTTAAAGGAGCCAGTAAAGGTGAAGGGCTTGGAAATCAGTTTTTAGGAAACATCCGAGAAACAGATGCCATTCTTCACGTTCTAAGATGTTTTGACAATGACAATATTGTACATGTGGATGGTTCGGTAGATCCAATTCGGGATAAAGAAACTATTGACATGGAACTCCAATTGAAAGATTTGGAAAGTGTTGAGAAGAAGCTGGATAAAGTTAAGAGAGCTGCTAAAACAGGAAACAAAGATGCACAAAAAGAGGCAGCTGTGCTTACCGCTCTTAAAGAAGGTCTTGAAGCAGGAACATCTGTTCGTGCTATTTCCCTTAGTGATGATGACCGTTCAGAATATGTAAAACCATTACAATTGATTACGGATAAGCCGGTAATGTATGTTTGTAATGTAGATGAAGAAGGTGCTACCGATGGAAATGCATATGTAGAAAAGGTAAAAGAAGCTGTGGCCAATGAAAATGCCGAAGTTATTTTTTTGGCTGTGGGAACCGAAGCGGATATTACCGAATTGGAAACCTATGAGGAACGCCAAATGTTCTTGGAAGATCTAGGTCTTTCTGAACCCGGTTCAGCCAAGTTGATTAGAGGTGCATATAAATTATTGGATTTAGAAACCTATTTTACCGCAGGGGTAAAAGAAGTTAGGGCATGGACCATTCCCGTGGGAGCAACTGCTCCTCAAGCTGCTGGAGTGATTCATACAGATTTTGAAAAAGGTTTTATCCGTGCAGAAGTTATTGCTTATAACGATTATGTACAGTATGGAAGTGAAGCCAAAGTGAAAGAAGCAGGTAAAATGCGTGTAGAAGGAAAGGAATATGTTGTAAAAGATGGTGATGTCATGCATTTTAGGTTTAATGTTTAA
- a CDS encoding response regulator — MINTDYEPFDVSYVIDDSEVTCEVHKKLLEKSKLSKNQLAYSSPVQALKFLVRDIKAQKKILVLLDLEMPGVNGIDFLDIITGLEASNKQLSVYVVSSTIFEHLDNAVIYNSIIKRHFKKPLKPKDLSQVSVISDCFEEAVH; from the coding sequence ATGATCAATACTGATTACGAGCCTTTTGATGTATCTTATGTTATCGATGATAGTGAGGTTACCTGTGAAGTCCATAAAAAACTTTTAGAAAAATCTAAGCTCTCTAAAAACCAGCTTGCCTATTCCTCTCCAGTTCAAGCGCTTAAATTTTTAGTACGCGACATTAAAGCGCAAAAGAAAATATTGGTGCTATTGGATCTAGAAATGCCTGGAGTGAACGGTATAGATTTTCTTGATATCATAACTGGCTTGGAAGCTTCAAACAAACAACTAAGTGTTTATGTTGTGAGTTCTACAATTTTTGAGCATTTAGATAATGCAGTTATTTACAATTCAATCATAAAAAGACACTTTAAAAAACCATTGAAACCAAAAGATTTATCTCAAGTAAGTGTTATTAGTGATTGCTTTGAAGAGGCTGTTCATTAA
- the speB gene encoding agmatinase has product MAKITLQGIAYDEKSSFLKGPRLAPPLIREAYHSNSANYFSEDGTSITPDLLNDKGDYSISEYFDIDKITAKSLEEGNPVFTLGGDHSITFPIIKAFQKVYGTIDILHIDAHSDLYSSLDGDSFSHACPFYNIMKNNLANRLVQVGIRTLNSEQRENAKKYEVEIIEMKDFESTKIPTFQNPLYLSFDMDALDPAFAPGVSHHEPGGLSTRQVINIIQGINVPIIGADIVEYNPKRDINNMTAMVCAKLFKEIVSKML; this is encoded by the coding sequence ATGGCTAAAATCACATTGCAAGGAATAGCATATGATGAGAAATCATCTTTTTTAAAAGGCCCCCGGTTGGCTCCTCCATTAATTAGAGAAGCTTATCACAGTAATTCTGCTAATTATTTTTCTGAAGACGGTACTTCAATAACTCCCGATTTACTAAATGATAAAGGCGATTACAGTATTTCAGAATATTTTGACATTGATAAAATAACAGCTAAAAGCCTTGAGGAAGGAAACCCTGTTTTTACTCTAGGAGGGGACCATTCCATTACTTTTCCTATCATAAAAGCATTTCAGAAAGTATATGGCACAATAGATATTTTGCATATTGATGCTCACAGTGATCTTTACTCCAGTTTAGATGGGGATTCGTTTTCCCATGCCTGTCCTTTCTATAATATCATGAAAAACAATCTAGCAAATCGATTGGTACAGGTTGGTATCCGTACTTTAAATTCTGAACAACGGGAGAATGCCAAAAAATATGAGGTTGAAATTATTGAGATGAAAGATTTTGAATCTACAAAAATACCAACATTTCAAAACCCATTATATCTATCGTTTGATATGGATGCTTTGGATCCCGCCTTTGCGCCAGGTGTATCGCATCATGAACCTGGTGGATTAAGTACACGGCAAGTAATCAATATTATACAAGGAATTAATGTTCCCATTATTGGAGCGGACATTGTGGAATACAATCCAAAAAGGGATATCAACAACATGACAGCAATGGTATGCGCAAAGTTGTTTAAAGAAATTGTTTCTAAAATGCTTTAA
- a CDS encoding 4Fe-4S dicluster domain-containing protein — protein MAIIITDECINCGACEPECPNTAIYEGADEWRYSDGTSLEGDVVLPDGKAVNAEEVQVPISDEIYYISPDKCTECMGFHEEPQCAAVCPVDCCVPDEDRVETEDELLGKQKFMHPDG, from the coding sequence ATGGCAATTATAATAACAGATGAATGTATTAATTGTGGTGCTTGCGAACCTGAGTGCCCAAATACCGCAATTTACGAGGGAGCTGACGAATGGCGTTATAGTGATGGTACTTCTCTAGAAGGAGATGTAGTATTGCCTGATGGAAAGGCAGTTAACGCTGAAGAAGTGCAAGTTCCCATAAGTGATGAGATTTATTACATATCCCCTGATAAGTGTACAGAATGCATGGGCTTTCATGAAGAGCCGCAATGTGCCGCAGTATGCCCAGTAGATTGTTGTGTGCCAGATGAAGATCGAGTAGAAACTGAAGATGAGCTTCTAGGAAAGCAGAAGTTTATGCACCCAGATGGGTAA
- a CDS encoding acyl-CoA reductase — translation MMAYTSTLQAFVKLGSFISDFCENHNSSNNEDYQEFLDATIRAEQQNSWFNQENVLFALEQWSILLTKEHLTNWLSHYSLDSSKETKTVGLVMAGNIPLVGFHDFLCVLLSGNKIMAKLSSNDTVLLPFLSKFLISQDPSLQDKIQFVEGKFEDFDAVIATGSNNTSRYFEYYFGKKPNIIRKNRNSVAVLSGNESKEQLTALGEDIFRYYGLGCRNVSKIYVPKDYNFDEFFNGIFPFKDIIHQNKYANNYDYNKAVYLMSEFKILDNGFLILKEDKSFSSPIASLFYEYYDTLSGLKKEIQENAEHIQCIVSGGVLEEEINYGATQKPKLDDYADGVNTMNFLLQL, via the coding sequence ATGATGGCCTATACCTCTACATTGCAAGCTTTTGTTAAACTTGGAAGTTTTATTAGTGATTTTTGTGAAAACCATAATTCTTCAAATAATGAAGATTACCAAGAGTTTCTAGATGCTACAATAAGAGCAGAGCAACAAAACAGTTGGTTTAACCAAGAAAATGTTTTATTCGCCCTTGAGCAATGGTCAATATTACTTACCAAGGAGCATTTAACAAATTGGCTTTCCCATTATAGCCTTGATAGTTCTAAAGAAACAAAAACTGTTGGCCTTGTAATGGCCGGAAACATTCCATTAGTGGGATTCCATGATTTTTTATGTGTTTTGCTATCAGGGAATAAAATCATGGCTAAGCTGTCATCAAATGATACCGTGCTTCTCCCTTTTCTTTCTAAATTTTTAATAAGTCAAGACCCCTCACTCCAAGACAAAATACAGTTTGTTGAAGGAAAATTTGAAGATTTTGATGCGGTAATAGCAACTGGAAGTAATAATACAAGTAGATATTTTGAGTATTACTTTGGAAAAAAACCAAATATCATAAGAAAGAACAGAAACTCTGTAGCGGTTCTATCTGGAAACGAATCAAAAGAACAACTTACGGCTTTAGGAGAGGACATTTTTAGGTACTATGGATTGGGATGCAGAAATGTTTCAAAAATATATGTCCCAAAAGACTACAACTTTGATGAGTTTTTTAATGGTATTTTTCCTTTTAAGGATATTATACATCAAAATAAATATGCCAATAATTACGACTATAACAAAGCAGTTTATCTAATGAGTGAGTTTAAAATTTTGGACAATGGCTTTCTCATTCTAAAAGAAGATAAAAGCTTTTCATCCCCAATCGCCTCCTTATTCTATGAATATTATGATACGCTTTCAGGTCTAAAAAAAGAAATCCAAGAAAACGCAGAACATATTCAGTGTATTGTATCTGGTGGAGTGCTAGAAGAAGAGATCAATTATGGAGCAACTCAAAAGCCAAAATTGGATGACTATGCCGATGGAGTTAACACAATGAACTTCCTTTTACAACTCTAG
- the serC gene encoding 3-phosphoserine/phosphohydroxythreonine transaminase, translating into MKKHNFSAGPCILPQEVMQKASEAVVELDGIGLSLIEISHRSKEFVAIMEKARSLALELLGLEGKGYQALFLQGGASTQFLMAAYNLLDKKAGYINTGTWSLKAIKEARLFGEIAEIASSQDQNFNYIPKGYSIPNDLDYLHLTSNNTIFGTQIKKFPKTNVPLVCDMSSDIFSRQMDFSMFDLIYAGAQKNMGPAGTTLIVVKEDILGKISRKIPSMLDYVVHIGKDSMFNTPPVFPVYVSMLTMQWLKDLGGIAAIEEINERKANLIYSEIELNPVFSGYAAKEDRSIMNATFNITDDSLKEIFDEKCKEAGINGINGHRSVGGYRASMYNALPLESVGVLVDIMSDLEKKG; encoded by the coding sequence ATGAAAAAGCACAATTTTAGCGCAGGTCCTTGTATTTTGCCACAAGAAGTAATGCAGAAAGCTTCTGAAGCAGTTGTTGAACTTGATGGTATTGGACTATCCCTCATAGAAATTTCTCACAGAAGCAAAGAGTTTGTAGCTATAATGGAGAAAGCACGCTCCTTGGCACTAGAGCTATTAGGTTTGGAAGGGAAGGGCTACCAAGCGCTATTTCTTCAAGGTGGAGCTAGCACTCAGTTTTTAATGGCTGCATATAATTTATTGGATAAAAAAGCTGGTTACATCAATACGGGCACATGGAGTTTAAAAGCCATTAAAGAAGCACGGTTATTTGGTGAAATAGCGGAGATTGCCTCTTCACAAGATCAGAACTTCAATTATATTCCAAAAGGGTATTCAATTCCTAATGACTTGGATTATTTACATTTAACGTCCAACAATACCATTTTTGGAACACAGATAAAAAAATTCCCTAAAACAAATGTTCCTTTGGTCTGTGACATGAGTTCCGATATTTTCTCTAGACAAATGGATTTTTCTATGTTCGATTTAATTTATGCTGGAGCGCAGAAAAATATGGGTCCCGCGGGAACTACGCTAATTGTTGTTAAAGAAGATATTCTAGGAAAAATCTCCCGTAAAATTCCTTCAATGTTGGATTATGTGGTACATATAGGAAAGGATAGCATGTTCAATACCCCTCCTGTTTTCCCAGTTTATGTTTCCATGCTCACGATGCAATGGTTGAAAGATTTGGGTGGAATAGCTGCTATAGAAGAAATTAATGAAAGAAAAGCAAATCTTATCTATTCTGAAATAGAACTGAATCCAGTTTTCTCTGGTTATGCTGCCAAGGAAGATCGCTCCATTATGAATGCCACATTCAATATCACTGATGACTCACTCAAAGAAATATTCGATGAAAAATGCAAGGAGGCAGGAATCAATGGTATCAATGGTCATAGGTCTGTTGGGGGTTATAGAGCCTCAATGTACAACGCGCTTCCTCTTGAAAGTGTAGGTGTTCTTGTAGATATAATGAGTGATTTAGAAAAGAAAGGATAA